The following are encoded together in the Acidovorax sp. KKS102 genome:
- a CDS encoding lysozyme, with translation METYRIAIAALALSATGLVYIAQREGYSEQAYPDPVHGAKVATAGFGTTGADIKMGSTLPPVRALVRLRADASEKELALKRCMGEVALFPREWDAFVGLAYNTGSTPVCLNNERSGPSTIVRRLQAGDHKGACEAILLYDRAGPVNKPQDRCSHPDNRTCRGVWTDRLRLHAMCLGEPVQ, from the coding sequence ATGGAAACCTACCGTATCGCAATAGCGGCCCTGGCGCTCTCGGCCACAGGTCTTGTCTACATCGCCCAGCGCGAGGGCTACAGCGAGCAGGCCTACCCTGACCCCGTCCACGGCGCCAAGGTGGCCACAGCGGGTTTCGGTACGACGGGCGCTGATATCAAGATGGGCAGTACTTTGCCGCCAGTGCGCGCGCTGGTGCGCCTGCGCGCTGATGCCAGCGAGAAGGAGCTGGCGCTCAAGCGCTGCATGGGTGAAGTAGCGCTCTTCCCGCGCGAGTGGGACGCCTTTGTTGGTCTGGCCTACAACACCGGTAGCACGCCGGTGTGCTTGAACAATGAGCGCAGCGGGCCCAGCACCATCGTGCGGCGCCTCCAGGCCGGGGACCATAAGGGCGCATGCGAGGCCATCCTGCTCTACGACCGCGCGGGCCCGGTCAACAAGCCACAAGACCGTTGCAGCCACCCAGATAACCGCACCTGCAGAGGCGTTTGGACAGACCGCCTGCGCCTGCACGCGATGTGCCTTGGGGAGCCGGTGCAATGA
- a CDS encoding helix-turn-helix domain-containing protein: protein MPSISDRLTEGRKALGLSQQALADHVGISARSQRNYESGERIPDADYLAALVGLGMDVVYILTGQHAEGARPGQVLSAEEETLLSYFRDASKEVRRAALGALLGASIPAAGQARGSGQNVVGDNAIQIGSVTGKARIKNR, encoded by the coding sequence GTGCCTTCCATTTCTGATCGATTGACAGAGGGGCGAAAGGCGCTAGGGCTAAGCCAGCAGGCACTGGCTGATCACGTCGGTATCTCCGCTCGGTCCCAGCGCAACTACGAGTCGGGTGAGCGGATTCCCGACGCTGACTACTTGGCAGCACTGGTGGGTCTCGGGATGGACGTCGTCTACATCCTTACCGGCCAGCACGCTGAGGGCGCTAGACCTGGACAGGTGCTATCTGCGGAAGAGGAAACGCTGCTGAGCTACTTCAGGGATGCATCAAAGGAGGTGCGGCGTGCAGCGCTCGGCGCTTTGCTCGGAGCCAGCATCCCGGCTGCAGGCCAGGCGCGTGGCAGTGGTCAGAACGTGGTCGGCGATAACGCAATTCAGATTGGCAGCGTGACCGGCAAAGCGCGTATCAAAAACAGATGA
- a CDS encoding IclR family transcriptional regulator — MSEKTYALAGPIRKTCDLFRLLAGHEVLGLAPGEIAKGLSVPPSWVSQNLPALATTGYVEQVAGTNRWRLGVSFVRIAVTVGTNLNRAKQQLDDLSARYSVPTDQVERYSR; from the coding sequence ATGTCTGAAAAGACCTACGCCCTAGCGGGCCCCATACGTAAGACCTGCGACCTTTTCCGCCTGCTGGCCGGGCACGAGGTGCTGGGCCTCGCCCCCGGTGAGATCGCAAAGGGCCTCAGCGTGCCGCCCAGCTGGGTCAGCCAGAACCTACCCGCCCTGGCGACCACTGGCTACGTCGAGCAGGTGGCGGGTACCAACCGCTGGCGCCTAGGGGTGTCTTTCGTGCGCATCGCCGTCACGGTGGGCACCAACCTGAACCGAGCCAAACAGCAACTCGACGACCTCAGTGCTCGCTATTCGGTACCGACCGACCAGGTCGAGCGCTACAGCCGCTAA
- a CDS encoding DUF3102 domain-containing protein, giving the protein MARNTTPAPASKEVIADTVAIGQTMDAANQLALMSIEANAGAVAIAQQIGYQGAVTVGALEDEIRFYQRRTVEAILETGKRLLVLRELTQRGEFDDRLELLGFSRRTAYRFMQAATKTAKSANLALLSTQVKSASAFLELVTHDDDVLENLAEMDDVEKMSASELRTALREAREEKGAVEKVLADKNTAMDKLRAQVKRIEKLPPDEQRQHLMKEATAIADDALGAIRGGVRAALAALSVENGQEVRDLDVFMAGLVGQLQAEISILREEFNLPDVSNAADVALAGEVAQWAK; this is encoded by the coding sequence ATGGCACGCAACACAACACCCGCTCCCGCAAGCAAAGAAGTCATCGCCGACACCGTCGCCATTGGCCAGACCATGGACGCTGCCAATCAGTTGGCTTTGATGAGCATTGAAGCCAACGCTGGCGCGGTGGCCATAGCACAGCAAATTGGATACCAGGGAGCCGTCACAGTGGGCGCCCTCGAAGACGAGATTCGCTTCTACCAGCGCCGTACCGTCGAGGCCATTCTGGAAACCGGCAAGCGCTTGTTGGTCCTCCGCGAACTGACTCAGCGCGGGGAGTTTGACGATCGTTTGGAGCTGCTGGGGTTTTCGCGCCGTACGGCCTACCGCTTCATGCAAGCGGCAACAAAAACGGCAAAAAGTGCCAATTTGGCACTTTTGAGTACCCAAGTCAAAAGCGCCAGCGCGTTCCTGGAGCTGGTCACCCACGACGACGATGTGCTGGAAAACCTGGCCGAGATGGACGACGTCGAAAAGATGAGCGCCAGCGAATTGCGTACAGCCTTGCGCGAGGCGCGCGAGGAGAAGGGCGCCGTCGAAAAGGTACTGGCAGACAAGAACACCGCCATGGACAAGCTGCGCGCCCAGGTCAAGCGCATCGAAAAGCTCCCGCCCGATGAGCAGCGCCAGCACCTGATGAAAGAGGCCACAGCCATTGCAGATGACGCCCTTGGTGCCATTCGCGGCGGTGTACGCGCCGCCCTGGCAGCGCTCAGCGTGGAGAACGGCCAGGAAGTTAGGGACCTGGATGTGTTCATGGCCGGGCTGGTCGGTCAGCTGCAGGCCGAGATCAGCATCCTGCGCGAGGAGTTCAACCTGCCTGATGTGTCCAACGCAGCAGACGTAGCCCTGGCAGGCGAAGTCGCTCAGTGGGCCAAGTAA
- a CDS encoding DDE-type integrase/transposase/recombinase encodes MSLNPVIVGRLAQVLQAAQAAPHGGKQAIYAAACAELGMSTATLHRHLGKITVKPERKKRSDAGDVSLTRDEAVAISAALMTSHRKSNKRLMSIGQAVEVMRANGEVRAERADPATGELVPLSDSAIARALRHYNLHPDQLNRPTPAVELKSLHPNHVWQVDASLCVLYYLNARTEAESGLQVMERDKFYKNKPANLKRIEADRVWSYEITDHASSAIYLQYVMGAESGTNLADCFISAIQKREDDPFHGVPFLLMMDMGSANTSGLFTNLARRLQVKTIAHAPGNARATGQVEKTRDLIERSFESGLRLRPVRDLAELNAQAQRWARWFNATKMHSRHGKTRYDAWMAITAEQLRVAPPVEICQALLTETPETRKVTDFLTVSYKGREFDVRGVPNVMVGEKLHITLNPWVLEAAMVVDTDAEGNEVLHSIPLVVRDDAGFRSDANVIGEDWKRPADTQLEANRKEVDRFAYDAKSDAEVEAKRKAKAVPFGGRIDPGKVIDQAPERTFLPRRGTDLQTTVSTQKAPARVLSPFEAAAELGRMGVTMNRETSAQVRAWYPDGIPEDELQDLQARLTVRSGLRVVAGGAS; translated from the coding sequence ATGTCGCTCAACCCCGTGATCGTCGGCCGTCTGGCGCAAGTGCTCCAGGCCGCACAGGCGGCTCCACACGGCGGCAAGCAGGCCATCTATGCGGCAGCCTGCGCCGAGCTGGGAATGAGCACCGCCACCTTGCACCGCCATCTTGGAAAGATCACCGTGAAGCCAGAACGCAAAAAGCGCAGCGATGCAGGCGATGTGTCGCTGACCCGCGATGAAGCTGTGGCCATCAGTGCTGCGCTCATGACCAGCCACCGCAAGTCCAACAAGCGCCTGATGTCCATCGGCCAGGCCGTGGAAGTGATGCGCGCCAACGGCGAGGTGCGTGCTGAGCGCGCCGACCCCGCCACCGGCGAGCTGGTCCCTCTCAGCGACAGCGCTATTGCCCGTGCGCTGCGCCACTACAACCTGCACCCCGACCAGCTCAACCGGCCCACACCTGCCGTCGAGCTCAAGAGCCTGCACCCCAACCACGTCTGGCAGGTCGATGCCAGCCTGTGCGTCCTGTACTACCTGAACGCCCGCACTGAGGCCGAGAGCGGCCTGCAGGTGATGGAGAGGGACAAGTTCTACAAAAACAAACCTGCCAACCTCAAACGCATTGAGGCTGACCGGGTGTGGTCCTACGAAATCACCGACCACGCCAGCTCTGCCATCTACCTCCAGTACGTGATGGGCGCCGAGAGCGGCACCAACCTGGCTGACTGCTTCATCAGCGCCATCCAAAAGCGCGAGGATGATCCGTTCCACGGCGTGCCCTTTCTGCTGATGATGGACATGGGCAGCGCCAACACCAGCGGCCTGTTCACTAACCTGGCGCGGCGCCTGCAGGTCAAGACTATTGCCCACGCCCCAGGTAACGCCCGCGCCACCGGCCAAGTCGAAAAGACCCGCGACCTGATCGAACGCAGCTTTGAAAGCGGGCTGCGTCTGCGCCCAGTGCGCGACCTGGCTGAACTCAACGCACAAGCCCAGCGCTGGGCACGGTGGTTCAACGCCACCAAGATGCACAGCCGCCACGGCAAAACCCGCTACGACGCATGGATGGCCATCACGGCCGAGCAGCTGCGTGTGGCGCCACCTGTCGAAATCTGCCAGGCCCTGCTTACCGAGACGCCCGAGACCCGCAAGGTGACCGACTTCCTGACTGTCTCCTACAAGGGCCGTGAATTTGATGTGCGTGGTGTTCCGAACGTGATGGTGGGCGAAAAGCTGCACATCACGCTCAACCCTTGGGTGCTGGAAGCCGCGATGGTGGTGGATACCGATGCCGAGGGCAATGAGGTGCTGCACAGCATCCCGCTGGTGGTGCGCGACGACGCCGGGTTCCGCTCGGACGCCAATGTCATCGGTGAAGACTGGAAGCGGCCCGCAGACACCCAGCTCGAAGCCAACCGCAAAGAGGTAGATCGCTTCGCCTACGACGCCAAATCGGACGCCGAGGTCGAAGCCAAGCGCAAGGCCAAAGCCGTGCCCTTCGGTGGCCGCATCGACCCCGGCAAAGTCATCGACCAGGCGCCCGAGCGTACCTTCCTGCCCCGCCGTGGCACAGATCTGCAGACCACTGTCTCCACACAGAAAGCTCCAGCCCGCGTACTCAGCCCCTTTGAGGCCGCAGCCGAGCTGGGGCGGATGGGCGTGACGATGAACCGCGAGACCAGCGCCCAGGTGCGCGCCTGGTATCCAGACGGCATCCCCGAAGACGAGCTGCAGGACCTGCAAGCCCGTCTCACTGTGCGCAGTGGCCTGCGTGTGGTGGCTGGAGGTGCGTCATGA
- a CDS encoding ExeA family protein, producing MSLAPVFDALGISQAQVRRDSGMSRSALSRLVVHGVWPARGETQARKSLEQCLRKHGATPAQLLALFTPANKLAPASSYLDGAAPEVPKPTETPEEETMLLQNTALSPEARKHFNLPRNPFQDDVQSPDDVHQTSSVRYVRATLTDCAQHHGFVAVVGESGAGKTTLAEDLEERIKADKRDIVIIRPYVLAMEASDQKGKTLKSSHIAEAIAAALDPQLKVKSSPEARFRQVHDLLKASRRAGRRHLLVIEEAHCLPSATLKHLKRFIELKDGMQRLIGVALIGQPELRDRLGSQNADVREVAQRCEVVELEPLDGELESYLRHKFARFDLKYEDVFAPDAADAIRARLVHIPRGGKPTDARSECYPLVVNNLVCRAMNAATRAGWPQVDAQVIGSC from the coding sequence ATGAGCTTGGCCCCTGTGTTCGACGCCCTGGGCATCAGCCAGGCACAGGTGCGGCGCGACAGCGGCATGAGCCGCTCAGCGTTGAGCCGCCTGGTTGTTCACGGTGTGTGGCCCGCCCGTGGCGAAACCCAGGCCCGCAAATCCCTGGAGCAGTGCCTGCGCAAGCACGGCGCTACCCCTGCCCAACTGCTGGCGCTTTTCACGCCCGCAAATAAGTTGGCCCCGGCGAGTTCGTACCTCGACGGGGCCGCCCCTGAAGTCCCGAAACCAACCGAAACCCCCGAGGAGGAAACCATGCTACTGCAAAACACCGCGCTGAGCCCTGAAGCCCGCAAACACTTCAACCTGCCCCGCAACCCATTTCAAGACGATGTGCAGAGCCCTGACGACGTGCACCAGACATCCAGCGTGCGCTACGTGCGCGCCACGCTCACCGATTGCGCCCAGCACCACGGCTTTGTGGCCGTGGTCGGCGAGAGCGGCGCAGGCAAGACCACGCTGGCCGAAGACCTGGAAGAGCGTATCAAGGCCGACAAGCGCGACATCGTGATCATTCGCCCCTACGTGCTGGCCATGGAGGCCAGCGACCAGAAGGGCAAGACGCTCAAGTCCAGCCACATCGCCGAGGCCATCGCTGCTGCCCTCGACCCTCAGCTCAAGGTCAAGAGCAGCCCCGAGGCACGCTTCCGCCAGGTGCACGACCTTCTCAAGGCCAGCCGCCGCGCAGGCCGTCGCCACCTGCTGGTGATTGAGGAGGCGCACTGCCTGCCCAGCGCCACGCTCAAGCACCTCAAGCGCTTCATTGAGCTCAAGGACGGCATGCAGCGTCTGATCGGCGTGGCTCTGATCGGCCAGCCCGAGCTGCGCGACCGGCTGGGCAGCCAGAACGCGGACGTGCGGGAAGTCGCCCAGCGCTGCGAGGTGGTGGAGCTGGAGCCGCTGGACGGGGAGCTGGAGAGCTACCTGCGCCACAAGTTCGCCCGGTTTGACCTCAAGTATGAGGACGTTTTCGCCCCTGACGCAGCCGACGCCATCCGCGCCCGACTGGTGCACATCCCACGCGGCGGCAAGCCCACGGACGCCCGCAGCGAGTGCTATCCCCTTGTGGTCAACAACCTGGTCTGCCGCGCAATGAATGCCGCCACCCGCGCAGGCTGGCCCCAGGTGGACGCCCAGGTCATTGGGAGCTGCTGA